One Xyrauchen texanus isolate HMW12.3.18 chromosome 2, RBS_HiC_50CHRs, whole genome shotgun sequence genomic window carries:
- the LOC127652665 gene encoding lymphocyte antigen 75-like, whose product MKTTVTVLFFMSLFGLNSSFYVYHFYVNVSMTWDDAQTYCRTHYNDLSTVSSQDLQLLSNNAQENYWIGLQKLDHLKNLWQWSTGEKATINEWDSGEPSDYYQKCGYVKKSNSKLRDLTCSWTLPFYCMEVYELILVQQTNTWEEAVDYCRQHYIDLAIINSENIVVEARNKIKPAQTEDVWTGLRFLAGHWFWVNGDDVDYTAWSVEGDLQCPAMNQRCGAFDRDNNDWKPTDCDRKLNFLCVKRETLL is encoded by the coding sequence ATGAAGACGACTGTCACTGTGCTCTTTTTTATGAGCCTCTTTGGACTGAATTCCAGTTTCTATGTATATCACTTTTATGTGAACGTGTCTATGACTTGGGATGATGCACAGACATACTGCAGAACACACTATAATGATCTGTCCACTGTCAGCAGTCAAGATTTACAGCTACTCTCTAATAATGCTCAAGAAAACTATTGGATTGGACTGCAAAAACTTGATCACTTAAAGAACCTATGGCAGTGGTCTACTGGTGAGAAGGCTACAATTAATGAATGGGACAGTGGAGAACCAAGTGATTACTATCAAAAATGTGGTTATGTCAAAAAATCAAATTCTAAATTACGTGATTTGACGTGCTCTTGGACTTTACCATTTTATTGTATGGAGGTCTATGAGCTGATCCTGGTGCAGCAGACAAACACATGGGAAGAGGCTGTGGACTACTGCAGACAGCACTACATTGATCTGGCAATTATAAACTCTGAAAATATTGTGGTAGAGGCGAGAAACAAGATCAAACCAGCCCAGACAGAGGATGTGTGGACCGGCTTGCGCTTCTTAGCTGGTCATTGGTTCTGGGTAAATGGAGATGATGTTGACTATACGGCCTGGTCTGTGGAGGGAGATCTCCAGTGTCCTGCTATGAATCAGCGCTGTGGCGCTTTTGATAGAGACAATAATGATTGGAAACCCACAGATTGTGATCGAAAGCTCAACTTTCTCTGTGTCAAGAGAGAAACATTACTGTAG
- the LOC127653095 gene encoding pre-mRNA-splicing factor CWC22 homolog — translation MLQSRVNELEEENDFLKRQLEEKSAQEQGGNLEIMATGDEEARAMILDSSTDTTTDSNTDSSTDSSSSSISDSSDEGKKKKKRKKKNGKKKSKKRKKETKKVKRSNGKGERVASIADVVKRYRRVLKLVQRGFRMTAAFKKACVSRNAVKDTAAIEEIYMVDKSVLEQFKGKYTLLQLPQLCQKKIVGELAEKIIEMKNNKQLIPFSVKKD, via the exons ATGCTCCAGTCTCGGGTGAATGAGCTGGAGGAGGAAAATGACTTCCTCAAGAGGCAGCTTGAAGAGAAGTCTGCACAAGAACAAG GTGGGAACTTGGAGATAATGGCCACTGGAGATGAGGAGGCACGGGCCATGATTTTGGACTCCAGCACTGACACTACCACTGATTCCAACACTGACtccagcactgactccagctCCAGCTCTATCTCTGACTCTTCAGATGAgggaaagaagaaaaagaagcgCAAAAAGAAGAATGGCAAGAagaaaagcaaaaaaagaaagaaggaaaccAAAAAGGTGAAGAGGTCAAACGGAAAAGGAGAGCGAG ttgcCTCAATCGCAGATGTGGTGAAAAGATATCGGCGTGTCCTCAAACTTGTGCAAAGAGGCTTCAGGATGACCGCAGCTTTCAAGAAGGCTTGTGTTTCTAGAAATGCTGTGAAAGACACGGCAGCAATTGAAGAGATTTACATGGTAGACAAAAGTGTCCTAGAACAGTTCAAGGGTAAATACACACTTTTGCAACTACCACAACTCTGtcagaaaaaaattgttggtGAACTGGCAGAAAAGATAAttgaaatgaaaaacaacaaacagCTCATCCCCTTTTCTGTCAAGAAAGACTGA